In Niveispirillum cyanobacteriorum, the following proteins share a genomic window:
- a CDS encoding methanol/ethanol family PQQ-dependent dehydrogenase produces MKTTSRRWRALLSGASLGVMAAFAATGAMADAPRPVTWEDIANDAKTNGDVLMYGMGLDAKRHSTLTQVNDRNVGNLVPAWSFSFGDEKQRGQETQAIVHDGVIYITASYSRMFALDARTGKRLWSYTHRLPDDIRPCCDVINRGAAIYGDKVFFGTLDASVVALDRHTGKLVWKKKFGEHEAGYTMTGAPTIVKDQKTGKVLLVHGSSGDEFGVVGKLYARDPDTGEEIWMRPFVEGHMGRLNGKDSTVTGDPKAPSWPRDKDGKLVEAWNHGGGAPWQSATFDPETNSIVIGAGNPAPWNGWARWPGDSLFTSGQAYVDPTTGELKGFYQHTPNDTWDFSGNNEIILFDLKKDGKTIKAAAHADRNGFFFVTDRTKLAAKGGEINRPKALIAAYPFVDNITWAKGFDLKTGRPIEAEGQRPPLPEKGEMKGRTVEVSPPFLGGKNWNPMSYSEETGLFYIPANHWKEDYWTENVAYQKGSAYLGMGFRIKKMYEDHVGILRAMDPATGKIVWEHKEKLPLWAGTMTTSGNLVFTGTSDGYIKAFDAKNGKELWAFQTGSGVVSSPITWEMDGVQYIGIASGYGGAVPLWGGDMGPLTSNVPQGGSFWVFRLHQDRSAP; encoded by the coding sequence ATGAAAACGACGTCCCGGCGCTGGCGCGCGCTGCTGTCAGGGGCCAGTCTGGGCGTGATGGCGGCCTTTGCCGCGACGGGCGCCATGGCCGATGCGCCGCGTCCCGTCACCTGGGAAGACATCGCCAATGACGCGAAGACCAATGGCGACGTGCTGATGTATGGCATGGGCCTGGACGCCAAGCGGCACAGCACCCTGACCCAAGTGAATGACCGGAATGTCGGCAATCTGGTTCCGGCCTGGTCCTTCTCCTTCGGGGATGAGAAGCAGCGCGGGCAGGAAACACAGGCCATCGTGCATGACGGCGTCATCTATATCACCGCTTCCTACAGCCGCATGTTTGCGCTGGATGCCCGCACGGGCAAGCGGCTCTGGTCCTATACCCACCGTCTGCCCGACGATATCCGCCCCTGCTGCGACGTGATCAACCGGGGTGCGGCCATCTATGGCGACAAGGTGTTCTTCGGCACGCTGGATGCCAGCGTGGTGGCGCTGGACCGGCACACGGGCAAGCTGGTCTGGAAGAAGAAGTTCGGGGAGCATGAGGCCGGCTATACCATGACCGGCGCGCCCACCATCGTGAAGGATCAGAAGACGGGCAAGGTCCTGCTGGTCCATGGCTCCTCGGGTGACGAATTCGGCGTGGTGGGCAAGCTGTATGCCCGCGACCCCGACACGGGCGAGGAAATCTGGATGCGCCCGTTCGTGGAGGGCCATATGGGCCGCCTGAACGGCAAGGACAGCACCGTCACCGGCGATCCCAAGGCGCCCAGCTGGCCGCGCGACAAGGATGGCAAGCTGGTGGAAGCCTGGAACCATGGCGGCGGCGCGCCGTGGCAGAGCGCCACCTTCGACCCGGAAACCAACTCCATCGTCATCGGCGCCGGCAATCCCGCCCCCTGGAACGGCTGGGCCCGCTGGCCGGGCGACAGCCTGTTCACCTCGGGCCAGGCCTATGTCGACCCGACCACGGGGGAGTTGAAGGGCTTCTACCAGCACACGCCCAACGACACCTGGGACTTCTCCGGCAATAACGAGATCATCCTGTTCGACCTGAAGAAGGACGGGAAGACCATCAAGGCCGCCGCCCATGCCGACCGCAACGGCTTTTTCTTCGTCACCGACCGGACGAAGTTAGCGGCCAAGGGCGGGGAGATCAACCGGCCCAAGGCCCTGATCGCCGCCTATCCGTTCGTGGACAATATCACCTGGGCCAAGGGCTTCGACCTGAAGACCGGCCGCCCGATTGAGGCGGAGGGCCAGCGCCCGCCCCTGCCCGAAAAGGGCGAGATGAAGGGACGGACGGTGGAGGTCTCTCCCCCCTTCCTGGGCGGCAAGAACTGGAACCCGATGTCCTACAGCGAGGAAACGGGCCTGTTCTATATACCCGCCAACCATTGGAAGGAGGATTACTGGACGGAAAATGTCGCCTATCAGAAGGGCAGCGCCTATCTGGGCATGGGGTTCCGCATCAAGAAGATGTACGAGGATCATGTCGGCATCCTGCGCGCCATGGACCCCGCCACCGGCAAGATCGTGTGGGAGCATAAGGAAAAGCTGCCGCTGTGGGCCGGCACCATGACGACGTCGGGCAATCTGGTCTTCACCGGCACCAGCGACGGCTATATCAAGGCGTTCGACGCGAAGAATGGCAAGGAACTCTGGGCGTTCCAGACCGGGTCGGGCGTCGTCTCCTCTCCCATCACCTGGGAAATGGACGGGGTGCAGTATATCGGCATCGCGTCCGGCTATGGCGGGGCGGTGCCGCTGTGGGGCGGCGACATGGGGCCGCTGACCAGCAACGTGCCGCAGGGCGGTTCCTTCTGGGTCTTCCGCCTGCACCAGGACCGGTCGGCGCCGTAA
- a CDS encoding pentapeptide repeat-containing protein, translating into MRLLSSFLLALLLLPPAMAQDQPADAPRKVGDCLLVKGARCPGADLRHADLRGLDLSGADLTGAKLARADLRNTDLRGAILDKVDMEAADLRKAFLQGAKLRGASLRGSNMEFARAAKADFSGADLTAANMEAAWFSGAQFYQAKLVNAGMQEAKFYDANMIGADMTGARYPYAIFQNTFMQDCTACPVDW; encoded by the coding sequence ATGCGCCTCCTGTCCTCCTTTCTTCTGGCCCTCCTGCTCCTCCCCCCCGCGATGGCGCAGGACCAGCCCGCCGATGCCCCCCGAAAGGTGGGCGATTGCCTGCTGGTGAAGGGCGCCAGATGTCCCGGCGCCGACCTGCGTCACGCGGATCTGCGCGGGCTGGACCTGTCGGGCGCCGACCTGACGGGGGCGAAGCTGGCCCGCGCCGACCTGCGCAATACCGACCTGCGTGGTGCCATCCTGGACAAGGTGGACATGGAGGCGGCGGACCTGCGCAAGGCCTTCCTGCAGGGGGCCAAGCTGCGGGGGGCCAGCCTGCGGGGCAGCAATATGGAATTCGCCCGTGCGGCCAAGGCGGATTTCAGCGGGGCCGACCTGACCGCCGCCAATATGGAGGCCGCCTGGTTCTCCGGCGCGCAGTTCTATCAGGCAAAGCTGGTCAATGCCGGGATGCAGGAGGCGAAATTCTACGACGCCAACATGATCGGCGCCGACATGACGGGGGCGCGATACCCCTATGCCATCTTTCAGAACACCTTCATGCAGGATTGCACGGCCTGCCCGGTGGACTGGTGA
- a CDS encoding methanol/ethanol family PQQ-dependent dehydrogenase — translation MKRILLATCAMLGLAAATPTFAAGPTDVDLMNDAATTGDVLTYGMGPQAQRYSPLKVLNTENVSKLVPAFSFSFGGEKQRGQEAQPIVHDGTIYVTGSYSRLWAVDARTGEEKWQYDARLPEGIMPCCDVVNRGAAIYGDMVYFGTLDAKLVALNKDTGKVVWSKKMADYEAGYSYTAAPMIVDGKIITGNSGGEFGIIGKVEARDAKTGELIWSRPTIEGHVGQLNGKDSTMTGKLNASWQGDMWKQGGGATWLGGTYDPETKLIYMGTGNPAPWNSHLRPGDNLYTSSTLAIDPNTGEIKWHFQTTPHDGWDFDGVNEFIPFDLKKDGKTIKAGAKADRNGFFFVLDRTNGKFISATPFVSKITWAKGFDKKGRPIYDPANRPGNPVEAAQGETKGKSVFAAPSFLGGKNWMPMAYSQDTGLFYVPANEWGMDIWNEGINYKKGAAYLGAGFNIKPLYEDHIGVLRAIDPATGETKWEYKNKAPLWGGVLTTAGNLVFTGTPEGYLKAFDAQTGKEVWKFNTGSGVVGSPVTWEQDGEQYVAVLSGWGGAVPLWGGEVAKSIQHINQGGSLWVFKLPKA, via the coding sequence ATGAAGCGCATTCTGCTGGCAACCTGCGCCATGCTGGGCCTGGCCGCCGCCACGCCGACCTTCGCCGCCGGACCTACCGACGTCGACTTGATGAACGATGCCGCCACCACCGGCGACGTGCTGACCTATGGCATGGGCCCCCAGGCGCAGCGCTACAGCCCGCTGAAGGTGCTGAATACCGAGAACGTGTCCAAGCTGGTGCCCGCCTTCTCCTTCTCCTTTGGTGGGGAGAAGCAGCGCGGGCAGGAGGCACAGCCCATCGTCCATGACGGCACCATCTATGTCACAGGCTCCTACAGCCGCCTTTGGGCAGTGGATGCCCGCACGGGCGAGGAGAAGTGGCAGTATGATGCCCGCCTGCCCGAAGGCATCATGCCCTGCTGCGATGTGGTGAACCGGGGTGCCGCCATCTATGGCGACATGGTCTATTTCGGCACGCTCGACGCCAAGCTGGTGGCCCTGAACAAGGATACGGGCAAGGTCGTCTGGTCCAAGAAGATGGCCGATTACGAGGCGGGATATTCCTATACCGCCGCCCCGATGATCGTGGATGGTAAGATCATCACCGGCAATTCCGGCGGCGAATTCGGCATCATTGGCAAGGTGGAGGCGCGCGACGCCAAGACGGGTGAACTGATCTGGTCGCGCCCCACCATCGAGGGCCATGTCGGGCAGTTGAATGGCAAGGACAGCACCATGACGGGCAAGCTGAACGCTTCCTGGCAGGGTGACATGTGGAAGCAGGGCGGCGGCGCCACCTGGCTGGGCGGCACCTATGATCCGGAAACCAAGCTGATTTATATGGGCACCGGCAACCCGGCCCCGTGGAACAGCCATCTGCGGCCGGGTGACAATCTCTACACTTCGTCCACCCTGGCCATCGACCCGAATACAGGCGAGATCAAGTGGCATTTCCAGACCACACCGCATGATGGCTGGGACTTTGACGGGGTGAATGAGTTCATCCCCTTCGACCTGAAGAAGGATGGCAAAACCATCAAGGCCGGGGCCAAGGCCGACCGCAACGGCTTCTTCTTCGTGCTGGACCGCACCAACGGCAAGTTCATCTCCGCCACGCCGTTCGTGTCGAAGATCACCTGGGCCAAGGGTTTCGACAAGAAGGGCCGCCCGATCTATGACCCGGCGAACCGTCCCGGCAACCCGGTGGAGGCGGCGCAGGGTGAGACTAAGGGCAAGTCGGTCTTCGCCGCCCCGTCCTTCCTGGGTGGCAAGAACTGGATGCCCATGGCCTACAGCCAGGATACGGGCTTGTTCTATGTCCCCGCCAATGAATGGGGCATGGATATCTGGAACGAAGGTATCAATTACAAGAAGGGTGCCGCCTATCTGGGCGCCGGCTTCAACATCAAGCCGCTGTATGAGGACCATATCGGCGTGCTGCGCGCCATCGACCCGGCCACGGGCGAGACGAAGTGGGAATACAAGAACAAGGCCCCGCTGTGGGGCGGTGTTCTGACCACCGCCGGCAATCTGGTCTTTACCGGCACGCCCGAAGGTTACCTGAAGGCCTTCGACGCGCAGACGGGCAAGGAAGTATGGAAGTTCAATACCGGTTCCGGTGTGGTGGGCAGCCCCGTCACCTGGGAACAGGATGGCGAACAATATGTGGCCGTCCTGTCCGGCTGGGGCGGTGCCGTGCCGCTGTGGGGTGGTGAAGTGGCGAAGTCGATCCAGCATATCAATCAGGGTGGTTCGCTTTGGGTCTTCAAGCTGCCGAAGGCGTAA
- a CDS encoding substrate-binding periplasmic protein has translation MNRRQLLAMVATLPLTAGFSRFAVAAPLDRVMQKGTLRIAVYRDNPPWSWRQQGKLVGIDVDLGRAMAEKLGVKPEFMELTADENMDDDLRNAVWKGSILGEPVADVMMHVPYDREFGLRNDMAVLTGPYHRESFALACDPARTDCQGALTDMAGSAIAVETDSVPDFYLTGAFGGRLRGDVVHHLSAAAAMADLITGQAGAAMATLAQVELGQKASGRKLVVRRGPFPGLAKQGWDIGIAVKTDSRDLGYRLDDVIAGLMADGAIAGIFASYSITHVPPGGQGDR, from the coding sequence ATGAACCGTCGCCAATTGCTGGCCATGGTCGCGACCCTGCCGCTTACGGCGGGGTTTTCGCGTTTTGCTGTCGCGGCACCGCTGGACAGGGTGATGCAGAAGGGCACGCTGCGCATCGCCGTCTATCGCGACAACCCACCCTGGTCCTGGCGGCAGCAAGGAAAGCTGGTCGGCATTGATGTCGATCTGGGCCGAGCGATGGCGGAAAAGCTGGGTGTGAAGCCGGAATTCATGGAGCTGACCGCCGACGAGAATATGGATGACGACCTGCGCAATGCCGTCTGGAAAGGCTCCATCCTGGGTGAGCCGGTGGCCGATGTGATGATGCACGTCCCCTATGACCGGGAATTCGGGTTGCGCAATGATATGGCGGTGCTGACGGGGCCGTATCACCGGGAAAGCTTTGCGCTGGCCTGTGACCCGGCGCGTACCGATTGCCAGGGGGCATTGACCGATATGGCAGGCAGCGCGATTGCCGTGGAGACGGACAGCGTGCCCGATTTCTACCTGACCGGGGCGTTCGGCGGGCGACTGCGCGGGGATGTGGTTCATCATCTGTCAGCGGCGGCGGCCATGGCCGACCTGATCACGGGACAGGCGGGGGCGGCGATGGCAACGCTGGCCCAGGTAGAGCTGGGTCAGAAGGCATCGGGCCGCAAACTGGTCGTTCGGCGCGGGCCATTTCCGGGTCTGGCGAAGCAGGGCTGGGATATCGGCATCGCGGTGAAGACCGACAGCCGCGACCTTGGTTACCGGCTGGACGATGTCATCGCCGGGCTGATGGCGGATGGCGCCATCGCCGGCATCTTTGCCTCCTATAGTATTACGCATGTGCCGCCGGGTGGCCAGGGGGACCGCTGA
- the pedF gene encoding cytochrome c-550 PedF: MPSSVRLAAGLIAAALFTAPVALPALAHGDVTPQPVNIEGLEKLGPDWRASNPYRGNKRAIEIGSSAYNQNCARCHGLGAISGGIAPDLRFLEEGDPGDEWFSERFRKGAARDGKVYMPAFGEVLGQEAGWAIRAWLETVPQ; this comes from the coding sequence ATGCCGTCGTCCGTCCGCCTCGCCGCCGGCCTGATTGCCGCCGCCCTGTTTACCGCCCCTGTTGCCCTGCCGGCACTGGCGCATGGCGATGTGACGCCACAGCCGGTGAATATCGAGGGACTGGAGAAGCTGGGGCCAGACTGGCGGGCCAGCAATCCCTATCGCGGGAACAAGCGCGCTATCGAGATTGGGTCCTCGGCCTATAACCAGAACTGCGCGCGCTGCCACGGGCTAGGTGCGATTTCGGGGGGCATCGCGCCTGATCTGCGGTTCCTGGAGGAAGGCGATCCCGGCGATGAATGGTTCTCCGAACGGTTCCGCAAGGGGGCCGCGCGCGACGGCAAGGTCTATATGCCGGCCTTTGGCGAGGTGTTGGGCCAGGAGGCCGGATGGGCCATCCGCGCCTGGCTGGAAACCGTGCCGCAGTGA
- a CDS encoding YVTN family beta-propeller repeat protein: MRAYLLLALLASGLAGPVGAGTLYVSNERDNSLTLIDTDTLTVKSTIKVGARPRGITLSADGKQLYICASDDDTVQVLDIATGKILHNLPSGDDPEQFALAPDGTHLFIANEDDNVVTVVDIPTRSVAYQIDVGVEPEGMAVSPDGRWAVNTSETTNMLHWIDTATRQLVDNTQVDARPRHAEFTADGKSLWVSAEIGGTVKVIDVASRQVKQTIAFAVKGVQADKVQPVGIKLSRDGKLAFIALGPANHVAVADTATYQIKAYLLVGRRVWHMALSPDGKTLFTTNGVSNDVSVIDVEGLKVVKSIPVGRYPWGAVVVP; encoded by the coding sequence ATGCGGGCATATTTGCTGCTAGCGCTGCTGGCCTCGGGCCTGGCGGGACCGGTGGGGGCCGGGACGCTGTATGTCTCCAACGAGCGTGACAACAGCCTGACCCTGATCGACACCGATACTTTGACGGTCAAATCCACAATCAAGGTCGGCGCCCGCCCGCGCGGCATCACCCTCTCCGCCGATGGCAAGCAGCTTTATATCTGCGCCAGCGACGATGACACGGTTCAGGTGCTGGACATCGCGACGGGCAAGATCCTGCACAACCTGCCCTCGGGCGATGATCCCGAACAATTCGCGCTGGCCCCCGACGGCACCCATCTGTTCATCGCGAACGAGGATGACAATGTCGTCACCGTCGTCGATATCCCCACCCGTTCCGTCGCTTACCAGATTGACGTGGGGGTGGAGCCGGAGGGCATGGCCGTTAGCCCGGATGGCAGATGGGCCGTCAACACGTCCGAAACCACCAACATGCTGCATTGGATCGACACCGCCACCCGGCAGCTGGTGGACAATACCCAGGTTGATGCCCGCCCCCGCCACGCCGAATTCACAGCTGATGGCAAATCGCTGTGGGTCTCCGCCGAAATCGGCGGCACAGTCAAGGTGATCGACGTCGCCAGCCGACAGGTGAAACAGACCATTGCCTTCGCCGTGAAGGGCGTGCAGGCCGACAAGGTGCAGCCCGTGGGCATCAAACTGTCAAGGGACGGCAAACTGGCCTTCATCGCACTCGGCCCCGCCAACCATGTTGCGGTGGCGGACACGGCCACCTATCAGATAAAGGCCTATCTGCTGGTGGGCCGCCGTGTCTGGCACATGGCGCTGTCACCCGACGGCAAGACTTTGTTCACCACCAACGGCGTCTCCAACGATGTCTCCGTCATCGATGTGGAGGGGCTGAAAGTCGTTAAATCCATTCCTGTCGGTCGCTACCCCTGGGGTGCCGTGGTGGTGCCATGA
- a CDS encoding ABC transporter ATP-binding protein produces the protein MTAALAVDQLGFSYGKGGFALRGVAFAVETGRFTALLGANGAGKSTLMGLLTRLFTPDTGAILIGGHDLRHRPGAALAAMGVVFQQPTLDLDLTVRQNLTYAAGLRGLSARQTAPRITELLDRFALSDRAGDKVRLLNGGHRRRVELARALLHRPPLLILDEPTVGLDAPSRCDLVDHVHRLCTDDGVAVLWATHLFDEVRDGDDVVLLHRGQVRATGGVPDLLSRSGAGTLREAFGTLTRPEGTP, from the coding sequence ATGACGGCGGCACTGGCGGTTGATCAACTGGGTTTCAGCTATGGCAAGGGCGGCTTCGCATTGCGCGGAGTCGCCTTTGCCGTTGAAACGGGCCGCTTTACGGCGCTGCTGGGCGCCAACGGAGCCGGCAAATCCACCCTCATGGGCCTGCTGACCCGATTGTTCACGCCGGACACGGGCGCCATCCTTATTGGCGGCCATGATCTGCGCCATCGTCCGGGTGCAGCGCTCGCCGCCATGGGTGTCGTGTTTCAGCAGCCGACCCTGGATCTGGACCTGACCGTGCGCCAGAACCTGACCTACGCCGCTGGCCTGCGCGGCTTGTCGGCCCGGCAGACGGCGCCACGCATCACCGAACTGCTGGACCGGTTCGCGCTCTCCGACCGGGCGGGTGACAAGGTGCGGCTGCTGAATGGCGGCCACCGCCGTCGGGTGGAACTGGCCCGTGCCCTACTGCACCGCCCGCCCCTGCTGATCCTGGATGAACCCACCGTGGGCCTGGACGCCCCCTCGCGCTGCGATCTGGTGGATCATGTACACCGGCTGTGCACCGACGATGGCGTCGCGGTCCTCTGGGCCACGCATCTGTTTGATGAGGTGCGGGACGGCGACGATGTCGTGCTGCTGCATCGCGGTCAGGTGCGCGCCACCGGCGGCGTCCCCGACCTTCTGTCCCGCAGCGGTGCCGGCACGCTGAGGGAAGCGTTCGGGACCTTGACCAGACCGGAGGGAACGCCATGA
- a CDS encoding ABC transporter permease — MMAYLRALKAVIWREMLRFLHQRERFISALVRPLVWLFIFAAGFRAALGISVQPPYDTYITYETYVLPGLAAMVLLFNGMQSSLSMVYDREMGSMRLLLTAPLPREFLLTAKLLAGAVVGLAQVAAFLAIAALTGLVVPAMGYLTVIPALLLTGLILGAVGMLLSSTIRQLENFAGVMNFVIFPAFFLSSALYPLWKLREGSEWLYLLARFNPFTHAVELIRFALYGQVDWAAAGWVAGATMVFLTLSFWAYNPARGLMPRKAGGGEG, encoded by the coding sequence ATGATGGCTTACCTGCGCGCCCTGAAGGCCGTCATCTGGCGGGAGATGCTGCGTTTCCTGCATCAACGCGAACGGTTCATCTCCGCCCTCGTCCGCCCGCTGGTCTGGCTATTCATCTTCGCCGCCGGTTTCCGCGCAGCCCTGGGCATTTCGGTGCAGCCGCCCTACGACACCTACATCACCTATGAGACCTATGTGCTGCCCGGCCTTGCCGCCATGGTCCTGCTGTTCAACGGCATGCAAAGCAGTCTGTCCATGGTCTATGACCGGGAAATGGGCAGCATGCGCCTGCTGCTGACGGCCCCCCTGCCGCGCGAATTCCTGCTGACGGCGAAGCTGTTGGCCGGCGCCGTGGTCGGGCTGGCGCAGGTCGCGGCCTTCCTGGCCATCGCGGCCCTGACCGGGCTGGTGGTACCGGCGATGGGATACCTCACCGTTATCCCGGCCCTGCTGCTGACGGGTCTCATACTGGGGGCAGTGGGGATGCTGCTGTCCAGCACCATCCGGCAGCTGGAGAATTTCGCCGGCGTGATGAATTTCGTCATCTTCCCCGCCTTCTTCCTGTCATCCGCGCTCTATCCCCTGTGGAAACTGCGGGAGGGCAGCGAATGGCTTTATCTGCTGGCCCGTTTCAACCCTTTCACCCATGCCGTCGAACTGATCCGCTTCGCGCTTTATGGACAGGTGGATTGGGCGGCGGCGGGATGGGTGGCGGGGGCGACAATGGTCTTCCTCACCCTTTCCTTCTGGGCCTACAACCCCGCCCGTGGCCTGATGCCGCGCAAGGCCGGGGGTGGCGAGGGCTGA
- a CDS encoding porin: protein MRLRNVLRVGACGLALGLGLVGSASADTTDELLKQLKAKGILTEQEFQALSTRRAEEVKAAPAAASGKVLEAADTGVGFKVGTVNVQISGSVNGFYVSDNADKPGATKNVVGGLASVGGNDTSSVRNGLLPGFLKFDVTTQQAGWDVGAHFGMYPGINSVSWAGGANSGGSPTALSTSGIDFRQTFLTFGKKGFGEIKIGRDIGLFGADAILSDVTLLGVGTAAGNATPSNTSLGRIGLGYIYTDFQPQITYTTPDMNGFKLSAGIFQPLATAGQNELNDTPGFQAKASYEGKAGAVTTKLWAGLLTQDHDPAVAGGPDYKGTGYDVGAKVGFGNASLLGYYYTGEGIGTTGLFILSADARGNKRDSDGFYIQGSYVIDKLTLAASYGESHLDLAKGEVNPTLLDTNKSWVGTVHYGLTDWVTLVGEYINTKAEAQGPNKATSDTVALGAILFF, encoded by the coding sequence ATGCGTCTGCGCAATGTTCTGCGTGTGGGAGCGTGCGGCCTGGCGTTGGGCCTGGGTCTGGTGGGATCGGCGTCTGCCGATACGACGGATGAGCTGCTGAAACAGCTGAAGGCCAAGGGCATCCTGACAGAACAGGAATTCCAGGCCCTGTCCACCCGCCGTGCGGAGGAGGTGAAAGCCGCCCCAGCAGCAGCCAGCGGCAAGGTTCTGGAAGCCGCCGATACGGGCGTGGGCTTCAAGGTCGGGACTGTGAATGTGCAGATCTCTGGCTCCGTCAACGGCTTCTATGTCAGTGACAATGCCGACAAGCCGGGGGCGACCAAGAATGTGGTCGGCGGTCTGGCCAGCGTGGGCGGCAATGACACCAGCTCGGTGCGCAACGGCCTGCTGCCCGGTTTCCTGAAATTCGATGTGACGACGCAGCAAGCGGGTTGGGACGTGGGCGCCCATTTCGGCATGTATCCCGGCATCAACAGTGTCAGTTGGGCGGGCGGTGCCAATTCCGGCGGGTCGCCGACGGCGCTGTCCACGTCGGGCATTGATTTCCGCCAGACCTTCCTGACCTTCGGCAAGAAGGGCTTTGGCGAGATCAAGATCGGCCGGGATATCGGGCTGTTCGGGGCGGATGCCATCCTGTCGGATGTCACGCTTCTGGGCGTGGGCACGGCGGCGGGCAATGCCACCCCGTCCAACACCTCGCTGGGCCGTATCGGGCTGGGCTACATCTATACCGATTTCCAGCCGCAGATCACCTACACCACGCCGGACATGAACGGCTTCAAGCTGTCGGCGGGCATCTTCCAGCCGCTGGCCACTGCCGGCCAGAACGAGCTGAACGACACGCCCGGTTTCCAGGCCAAGGCGTCGTATGAGGGCAAGGCGGGTGCCGTGACCACCAAACTGTGGGCGGGCCTGCTGACCCAGGACCATGACCCGGCGGTTGCCGGCGGGCCGGATTACAAGGGCACTGGTTACGATGTTGGGGCCAAGGTCGGGTTCGGGAATGCCAGCCTGCTGGGCTATTACTATACTGGCGAAGGGATCGGGACCACGGGCCTGTTCATCCTGTCCGCCGATGCGCGCGGCAACAAGCGTGACAGCGACGGCTTCTATATCCAGGGCAGCTATGTCATCGACAAGCTGACCTTGGCCGCCTCCTATGGTGAAAGCCATCTGGATCTGGCCAAGGGGGAGGTGAACCCGACCCTGCTGGACACCAACAAGTCCTGGGTGGGCACGGTCCATTACGGCCTGACCGACTGGGTCACGCTGGTAGGTGAATATATCAACACCAAGGCAGAGGCGCAGGGCCCCAACAAGGCCACCTCTGACACGGTGGCGCTGGGCGCCATTCTGTTCTTCTGA
- a CDS encoding ABC transporter substrate-binding protein, which translates to MAINVCRRTFLAAAASLAVLPAGAAPASPVRLGLLPFGTVQWEMATASAHGLDRATGLSLSVQELAGTQATQVALLGGGVDIIASDWLWVARQRAAGIDLSFIPYSCAVGAIIVPPGSTIRTTADLAGKRIGVAGGPMDKGWLLLRAQAAQRHGIDLAEAASPIFAAPPLLSQQLQSGRLDAVLTYWHYAARLEAAGMRQLAGVADLARDLGLATEVPTLGYVFRADWAARNRATLSAFTTMTRQAKDVLARDDDAWTAIRPLLGADDDATATRLRDRFRQGIPQRWTEAERADAARLFALLAGLGGRDLVGDASAIPDGTFWPVSWG; encoded by the coding sequence ATGGCCATCAATGTCTGCCGCCGGACCTTCCTGGCGGCCGCCGCGTCACTGGCGGTCTTGCCCGCAGGCGCGGCCCCGGCATCGCCGGTGCGCCTGGGCCTGCTGCCCTTCGGCACAGTGCAATGGGAAATGGCGACGGCCAGTGCCCACGGGCTGGACCGGGCCACCGGTCTATCCCTGTCCGTGCAGGAACTGGCCGGTACGCAGGCAACGCAGGTGGCCCTGCTGGGTGGCGGCGTCGATATTATCGCGTCTGACTGGCTTTGGGTGGCGCGGCAGCGGGCGGCGGGCATCGACCTGTCCTTCATCCCCTATTCCTGCGCCGTTGGAGCCATCATCGTGCCGCCGGGCAGTACCATCCGGACCACCGCCGATCTGGCCGGCAAACGCATCGGCGTGGCCGGCGGCCCGATGGACAAGGGCTGGCTGCTGCTGCGGGCACAAGCCGCACAGCGCCACGGCATCGATCTGGCAGAGGCGGCCAGCCCCATCTTCGCGGCCCCGCCGCTTCTGTCGCAGCAGCTTCAATCCGGCCGTCTGGACGCCGTCCTCACCTACTGGCATTACGCAGCCCGGCTGGAAGCGGCGGGAATGCGGCAACTGGCCGGCGTGGCCGATCTGGCGCGCGACCTGGGCCTGGCGACCGAAGTACCGACCCTGGGCTATGTCTTCCGCGCCGATTGGGCCGCCCGCAACCGGGCCACCCTGTCCGCTTTCACGACCATGACGCGGCAGGCCAAGGATGTTCTGGCCCGCGATGATGATGCCTGGACCGCCATCCGCCCCCTGCTGGGTGCCGATGACGACGCCACCGCCACCCGCCTGCGCGACCGTTTCCGACAGGGTATCCCGCAGCGTTGGACAGAGGCCGAGCGCGCCGATGCCGCCCGCCTATTCGCGCTGCTAGCAGGTTTGGGAGGCCGGGATCTGGTGGGCGATGCATCGGCCATTCCCGACGGCACCTTCTGGCCGGTTTCGTGGGGGTAA